From the genome of Nicotiana sylvestris chromosome 1, ASM39365v2, whole genome shotgun sequence:
TTATTTACAAAACATTGGGTCTTTGCTTTTGATAGAGAGCAAAAAATTTCAATAGAAAACATCTAAGGGGGGATCAAACTGGTAGACAATCAAGCATACAAACGCAAATAACTTCTTTACTCTGTGGATGCTGAAGcttttcttatctgaaatatgtatgAACAATTTTGTGACCATTTAATGTGTGGTTGTGATTTTCTTGTGCTTTGCGAAATCATATAATACACATGTAGGAAATGATTTtctttcataattgttaaagaaatCATTTCCTACTGGTGCATCATATGAACTTTCACTTGATTACTCCGGTGAAGCTCTTATTACATTGGGTTTGGGTCCTATGGTGAATTAAATCTTTTTATGAAAAGTTAGATAATTTTTAATACTAGTGATTATCATTATGGAAATCAATGTTGTTTTTTACTTGTGCACTCCAGAGCATCTCACACTTCTTTGCCGAATTATGGTGAAAATAATGGTTCAATTCCGCTGCATCCGGAGCCGCTTAATGTGGCCCCCATTAGTTGTGTGCCATATACTGGCCCTCCTATACCATACGGTTATCCTGCTTCATCGTCACCAGATATTAATGCGGGTCCAGTTTCAGTTGAAGCTGATACAACTTCAGCGTCCAAGCATATCAACTCTCAGCAGCCTTCTGGGAGTCAGCCTGCAATGGTTTTTTTCTCTGCTTGTCCAGCCAAAGAGGAGTGGGATAATCTCATAATTTATGCCAATGGTGGGGTTGCACTTACTGGGTCAGCTTTGTTGGGAAAGATTGGACCACTTATTGGATCAGTTGATATTGGTGAATCTGAGGATGACTATGTATTTCGTGTTTCACTCCCTGGTGTCGCAAGGGATGAAAGTAAGTTATATATTCTTAAGTAGCGAATCACCAAATCTTCTTATAACTCTTACATCAGAACGTTTGATATTTTAATGCATCAAATATCCCTCTTATCTGTGACCATATGTTCTCTATATGAGTATAACTGGTTGATGCAATGCAGAAATACCATGCTGAAAAATATGCTTCATTCTCCACTGTACTCGGATAAACTTTGTAGTTTACTTTTTCTCAAAATGTTAGCCCTTTAATTCACTAAAAATTGGATATGAAATCAATGTATGAAGTCTATCAAAATATTTATTTTTGAGCACATCATAACCATGTAGTGAGAAACAGCGCCATCAGTCCATAAAGAGCTTTGTGAAGTTGGCAAACATTTTCCTGGAGCGGTATCCAGAAAACCAAGAGGTTCAGACATATAAGCCTCATCATCAAGAGTTTCATTTCTTCTTCCATGAAGAGTCTAACAAAACCGAGTTTGAGCATAACTGAAATTTGGCGAATGAATACGAAGGTCAAAGGCTTTGTTCTTGACATTAGTCAAAGAATATCTGTAcgctttctttttcttcttttctatgtAGATTAGTGTTCTTTTCCATCATTTCCTTTCGCTGATGGAAAAATGCTTTCTTTCTAGGACCACATATTACTTGCATATGCCTTCTTCCCAGCTGTGCAATGAGCTATAGAACCTTATCTTTTTTGTCATTCTGCTGTTTCAAGCAATGTTTCAGTTCGCCTACCTTGATAAACTGGCTCTCTCCTTGAAATGCCTCCCTACTGGAGTTTTGTTACTCCACAGAAGCTATCATCTGATCAGCAGGGTCTGCGAATGAGATTACTTTAGGGATGTGTTTTCTCTCCAGCTTATCATATCTTTGATCTATATACTTCTCTGATACATCAGCGTCACATTTATGTTTAGCTTATGTGGATGTGTTATATTTCACCTATGAACATCAAGATTATTTTGTGTCTTTTAATGCAAGTTTTTTTTATAACACTGGGATGCTCTTGTTTTTGCTTCACAAAAGGGTTTTCTATTTTTCCTCTAAGTGATCTTATACCAAGTTGAATCTGTATGTCGAACTGCATCTATATGAATCCAATTGATGATAAGAGATTTCCTGTTCATGTGGTTACAGAGGTCTTTCGCTGTGATGTCGGACCTAGTGGGAAAATTGTCATAAAAGGGGTGAGCGTGACCGGAGAGGACATGGTTTGCAGGGACAACATGGTTTTTAAGATGCAAACTCTGAACCTATGCCCACCAGGAGAATTTTCCATTTCATTCCAGCTACCAGGACCAATTGATCATCAAAACTTAACTTGTGTTTTTGGATCTGATGGAATATTTGAAGGAGTTGTGAAGAAAAAAAGACAACAGTTCCTTTAAGGGGGCTGTGGCATATTTAGATCATAATCCTTCAGCTTGGTAAGTACCTCTTCAGTCCAAATTACTTTGTTTGGAGTTGCATGTGAAAGTTGTGTCTCTGCCCTTCCCCACTTTCATATAAGTCAAATACTAACTATCATATTGACCATTACTATATCAGAACCGATTATATAATTTCGATAATTAGCTTCTTGATCTATGAACAATCATTCTGCATAATTTTTGGTCTGTAAGCATATTGTTTAATGTTGAGCTTTACATTGCTTcgtaatttgaaataattattCTACATCATTAATCACTATTACATAAATGTCTCTTTTCCTGAAATTACTTCTCTGTTTTGCTTGTAGATGGTAGGAGAGAAAAGCTAAATTTGAGAAGACCAGGAACAATGCTGCAGTTGATTCCAGGACCTCTGTGCAGCTTTAAGCcttattttgcatcatgcttTAGTTCTTGTCTGTACGTCTTCTTGTTCTTTCCCTTGTTAAGACTTACTAAGGTCAGGGCTAACCGAACTAGGCCGCTTCTACAGTAACCAGTAGGGAAAGATTGTGTGCCCAGAATCTGGGCTATATACGCGCTTTCAGCTTTGCGTCAGCACTCTACCACATTACCCCTCCAAAAAAATGGATTTTGTTTTGGTATTCAAAGACCAAGTGTGTTGTCCTTGATTAATTGGTTTGCTATGGTACTCTTATGTCTAGCAGTTTGCAACAAATTGAAAAAATTTCCATTCTCTCCTCACAGGGAGCCCATACTTCATGAAAATTGTTCAAATATTGGTTTTTGGTAcggaggaaaatgttttcatggaaaatatttttcgtgaAAAATGTTTTACCTTATGAAATCATTTTTCAAATCATTTCAGTGTTTGGGTAGGTATAAAAGTATACGACTCCGGGCGATCTTACAGGTATTGAATAAAGAATAATGTTTCGTGACATATTTGGATACTATAGATTGATAACAGTTCGCAGTAGTGAGATTGAACATGAGTTGGGGATCATTGTAAAGTACTTTTTCCATTTTGATACAACATGTTTTCTTATATTTTAATATGAATATGACACGTAATGCTCGTGTACACAAATATCAAACCTCATCTTTTTTTCTCTCCAAAAATATCAAACCTCATTAATGAAgggaaacaaagaacttaataAGACTTGATTGCGTGGAGTAGTATTTACCATATATTTCTCAAAGTCGTAGAATCATTCGTTGTCTAAAGAAAGTAATCAAGGCCTTTCGAAGTGATAATCTGATTCTTTGTAGGAGtagtatttttcttctttaattcatTTACAAATAGTAGTGTCGACTCAAGGTCTACATCCTAATAAATATAAATGCTACATCATTAATATATAATTGCACAAATGCATCAACAGTGCATACCGTTGAAATACATATTCATACTGTAGAGCATTCTGAAGATTGAAAGGCACAAATTGATATTTGGCAAGGACAATTCCTAAATCATGACTATGACCTCGAACTACTATAGGTTCTTCCACACATGTCTAGAAGGTTCTTCCACACAAATCGAGTCTCATTCCGCAAGTATGTAAAATAAGATGACAAACTATTAAAAATGAGCAAACCTACTCAAAAGTGCAATTATATTTTCTACTAATTCTAATGTCATGTATGCATGTAAGATCCTATACTGGAGTATTCACGTAAGCAACTTATATTGTGGCAGAAGAGACCTTTTTGTATATGATAATCAAAGGGAGTGGGAAAGCTGCTACTCCCTTTGAATTTCAGCCATAGCGAAGCCAGAATTTGAAGCCAATGGGTTCGAAAATTTATTCCTTCTAAGTTACTGagttttaatttaataatttgtacaaattcaataaatttttaaagataaaTATGGAATTCAAAGCTACTAGATTTGGTCAAACCCGCATCCGAAGCTCTAACTCTGTCCCTGATTTCAGCAGGACTTGTCCCTGTTGAGCAACTTTAAGTGAAATAAACTAAAGAATTGCGTGGTGTTACTGCTAAATATAGTTACTTCAGATTACCTATGATCTAGCTAATCTCTCTTAAGGTGGCAGTGTAGATACAAGGTACCCTAACTCCATGTGAGAAGCTAGATTTTTGGACTTAATTCTGAAACAAGAATGGTTAATCTACGATAAATTCCACAAACCGACAAGACAAGAAAAAATGCCACGATTCAGTTTCTTTCGTACGGTGCGAGATATGTAGTCATAACTTCTTTGTCCCGCACCTTTTGTGGTTGGTCAGTATTATGAGAGTAAGAGTAGTTGGGGCAATTAAAATGAGTAGTTGTGTTTTGCTATCTACAGTCATTTTAAGGCCCATGAATGCTTCAATTCGAGCTCATCCACTTGAGTCTGGACACTTCATCACCTTTCTACGTCACTGCCACTCATGGGTTTGGTACAAAGTGATGTGGAATATAATGTTCATGGACCTTTAAACCTAACAACTTGAACTTTTATATCTCATCTATCCTACCAAGTTAGATATTTTGATGAAATCTGGAAGTGTTATGTTCGAAATAACCAAGTGTCATGCCGAAGGTACTAACAATAACAACGAACCAAGTATATTATTACAACTGGGGCCTGGTCAGtatagtgtgtatgcagaccttacccctacctattGGAGGCAGAGAGGCTGCTTCCAATAGACCCGCCGAAGGTACTAACACAAACGCTAAAATGACTATAAATCAAATAACAATGGATGGAAAAAGATCATTACAGAAATAGAGAAAACGACACCCACAAGTACTGTTGATCCTGTATGAGTGTTAACATTATTTGGTATGTAAAATTTTGTTTCGTGTCAGTAGTGTAGTACTAATCATGGTTTTGGGAAGAAATGATTAATTGGTTTCTAAAGGACTAAAAGTAAGAGTGGTTCCTAAACCAATTTTGTACTTAATTTAATTCACTGCGCGAAAGGGACATGCTGTCTTTTTAGACTAACTACGCCTTTGTCTTGGTGATAGAACTATATAATAtattgcaaaagaaaaaaaaagtgcaTAGTTCAGAATACAGAAAATTAAAGGGCTAGTAAGCAGTATAGGTGCTGAAAATATGGTGAAAGAAAATCTACTAACTGGTGGATCAATATTTGTGGAGAAGAGAAATCACTGTGTCATTTATCCAGCCAATGGCAGTATGGTGGCGCAGTCTGTGGaaagaagaaacaagaactgGTAAAGTACATATTCTCTTTGTTTGTCTCAAAGTGATACTGATTTTAATTTTAATCCTCTGCAGTGGCTAATGAATGTAACAACACTAGTGCAGGTTTGTCCAGACAAAAATTCCAAGTGATTtgatagtacaaattaaagacaAAAGCTTCCACTTGCATAAGGTAACAGCTACACTATCCATTTCTCTAATTGAGAGGAAAAATCCCAATGTCCGAACTGCATATTAGATAAATCTCAACATCAAACCATCTTTTAGCTTTCTGCTTGTTTTGTCGAAGAAGATGGTAGGTTAGCTAGTGCACAAtcacaagaaaatgaagaagaaaaacatAACACAACGATTTAACGAGATTTGGCTAAGTGTAGTCCTCGGGGCAGAAGCAGAGAGAATTTtccactatgaatgagaagaatAACACAAAATCCTTTCTCATATTGGTTTGGGACTACTTGGGATCTATATATAAGGGTTGCATGCGGGGCTCCGTTTACTTATCCTTACGAGCTGAGGCCTTTGGGGTAAAACCATGCGGGCTTGGCCCTATATGAACAATATTATACCATCTTAAGAGTATCTCTGGACTGGTTGATCCCAAGTACATGTTTTTTGGCTGATGTTtcccatatttttttttttttaaaccaaTATTTGGTAAACTAGATGGAACAGGCATTCTTAGAGGTATATTTGTTGTGCAAAGTATAAATATGCTTTCTGTGGAACTTTTTTTCATTAATCTTTTCATTGTGCAGCTCTCCATGGTTTCAAGAAGTGGATACATTAGCAGATTGGTATTTCATAGGAATGGGGACAACATTACTACAATTCAGATTGATGCAATCCCAGGTGGGGCTAATATCTTTGAATTAATAGTGAAATTTTGCTATGGACTGAAGATCAAAGCTACAGCTTCAAATGTCGCGCCACTGTATTGTGCTGCTCATTTCTTGGAAATGCATGATGATCTTCAGCCTGGAAATTTAATTTCTAAAACTGAGGCATTCCTAAGTTATGTAATCCTTTCGTCGTGGAAAGACACATTTAGGATCTTGAAAAGCTGTGAATCAGTTTCTTCTTGGTCTAAAGACTTGCACATTGTCAAGCGTTGCTCGGAAGCCATTTCTTGGAAAGCCTGCTCAGAAACTAGCGCGAGTAGTATAGAAGACAATGAAGTTTTGGTGAATGTTATGACTGATGATACGACCAAGTTAAATGTCAAAAAGTTGAGCGGAAATTGGTTTTTCAAGGACGTTGCATCCCTAAGAATAGATCATTTTATCGAAGTAATTACATCGATCAAAAAGAGAAACATTAAGCCAGAGCTTATAGGGTCATGTATAGCTCACTGGACAAAGAAATGGATTTCTCAAATCACAGTTTCAAAACAGAAATCTAAAGATCAAGAATTGTCCATCCAACTACACAGAGTGACAACTGAATGTTTGATAAGGGTACTTCCTGTTGAAGAAAACTCAGTTCCCTGCAATTTTCTGCTTCATCTTTTCAAGATTGGGCTTATTATGAATATTGATCCCAGATTACAAGATCAACTCAAAACAAGAGTAGCTTTCTTGTTGGAAAGCTGTAGTACTAAAGACCTTCTAGTCAGGAACAGCACAACTCTTTTCGACGTGGATATTGTTGTTCAAGTGGTGGAAGCTTATGTCTCGCTAGCATCAAATAAGCCCAACTCAAAAATGTCTGTTGTCGGGAGGCTAGTGGATGATTACCTCGCCCTTGTATCAAGGGACGAGAACCTTGTAGCAAGATGCTTTTACTCTCTTGTAAATGCATTGCCAAAAGAAGCACGATCTTGTGATGACAACCTATATAGGTCAATAGACATGTACCTCAAGGTATGCATAATGTATTCTCTCTTTTCCTCCAAACTCAAAATTGTTTCAGAGTATGATTCATGGAAATTAAATGGTTTTCTTTCAGGAACATCCTGACCTAACAGAAGAAGAAAGAAGCAGTATATGCAGAAAACTGGAGTACCATAAACTATCACAGGAAGCGCGAACACATGCCATGAAGAATGATAGGCTGCCGGATAATATCAGGACACAATTTATACTTGTTGAACAGATCAATATGACAAGGTTACTGACTTCAGCTGGTTCAAGTTACCAACGGACTAAGTCACAGACAATAATGAAAGTCAGCAAAGGTGTAGGCAAGAGTTGGATGAATTCCTCCCAAAATGAAATGGAAATGATGAAACAAGAGGTTGAGATGTTAAACGCTCAAGTTGGTGAACTGAAGCAATGTAGGATGGAACTTCAAAGGCAAACCAAGAAATCTGTTTTTTGTTAGTTCGTTATGTTTCATGTCTGCTACATATCTGGTTCCTTGATTCTGACTATTGTAATCTTCTCTTGTAATTTCGATGTGTTTTTGGTCAATCAACCTTAAGGTGCTGAGTTATTTTCAAACTTTGGGGTtagtaaataatttttttattttttttatttttatgattgGGTGCATCgaaaattttaaaatcaaatatgCAATATTTACGTATATCGTAAAAAAACTTGT
Proteins encoded in this window:
- the LOC104220253 gene encoding alpha-crystallin domain-containing protein 22.3-like, yielding MDSHWRASHTSLPNYGENNGSIPLHPEPLNVAPISCVPYTGPPIPYGYPASSSPDINAGPVSVEADTTSASKHINSQQPSGSQPAMVFFSACPAKEEWDNLIIYANGGVALTGSALLGKIGPLIGSVDIGESEDDYVFRVSLPGVARDEKVFRCDVGPSGKIVIKGVSVTGEDMVCRDNMVFKMQTLNLCPPGEFSISFQLPGPIDHQNLTCVFGSDGIFEGVVKKKRQQFL
- the LOC104220252 gene encoding root phototropism protein 3-like; amino-acid sequence: MVKENLLTGGSIFVEKRNHCVIYPANGSMVAQSVERRNKNWFVQTKIPSDLIVQIKDKSFHLHKLSMVSRSGYISRLVFHRNGDNITTIQIDAIPGGANIFELIVKFCYGLKIKATASNVAPLYCAAHFLEMHDDLQPGNLISKTEAFLSYVILSSWKDTFRILKSCESVSSWSKDLHIVKRCSEAISWKACSETSASSIEDNEVLVNVMTDDTTKLNVKKLSGNWFFKDVASLRIDHFIEVITSIKKRNIKPELIGSCIAHWTKKWISQITVSKQKSKDQELSIQLHRVTTECLIRVLPVEENSVPCNFLLHLFKIGLIMNIDPRLQDQLKTRVAFLLESCSTKDLLVRNSTTLFDVDIVVQVVEAYVSLASNKPNSKMSVVGRLVDDYLALVSRDENLVARCFYSLVNALPKEARSCDDNLYRSIDMYLKEHPDLTEEERSSICRKLEYHKLSQEARTHAMKNDRLPDNIRTQFILVEQINMTRLLTSAGSSYQRTKSQTIMKVSKGVGKSWMNSSQNEMEMMKQEVEMLNAQVGELKQCRMELQRQTKKSVFC